A portion of the [Limnothrix rosea] IAM M-220 genome contains these proteins:
- the yidD gene encoding membrane protein insertion efficiency factor YidD has protein sequence MRVLKRRGLVYRATEILLPITIIAKALHLNYLMGQVLNFAIWLYQKFLSPHKGFVCAYRKLYGDASCSEYFRRAIAHGGLADAIPLFQRRLFDCKQAKQQLLYSSLSYQMMANNKRRRKQRGLDFCDCGDLDFDGTPDCLEGCDCDFCDCDFCDCG, from the coding sequence ATGAGAGTTCTGAAAAGACGCGGCTTAGTTTATCGAGCGACTGAAATCTTACTGCCAATTACGATAATTGCCAAGGCTCTCCATCTAAATTATTTGATGGGACAAGTTTTGAATTTTGCCATTTGGCTTTATCAAAAATTTCTTTCTCCCCATAAAGGTTTTGTTTGTGCCTACCGGAAACTTTATGGTGACGCGAGCTGTTCTGAATATTTTCGGCGGGCGATCGCCCATGGGGGTTTAGCTGATGCGATTCCATTGTTTCAACGACGATTATTTGACTGTAAGCAGGCGAAACAGCAGTTACTTTATAGCTCTCTTTCCTATCAGATGATGGCTAATAACAAACGCCGCCGAAAACAACGAGGTCTGGATTTTTGTGATTGTGGTGATCTCGATTTTGATGGTACGCCTGATTGTTTGGAAGGTTGTGATTGTGATTTTTGCGATTGTGATTTTTGTGACTGTGGTTAG
- a CDS encoding cation:proton antiporter: MFSSSVEYLVGNPLFSFTLLLFVSLTVPPIFEKIKLPGLVGLLCAGILLGKDALGLLDPDSETMILFSDIGKVYLMFVAGLEINLAEFRKTQDRSLTFGFLTFLIPLLTGITVGLSFGFSWNAAILIGSLLASHTLLGYPIINRFGILANESITVTIGATIFTDIAALVVLAVCVSVHQGEFSWLFLATQLLILGIYGVCVLLGLSKLGHLFFRRSGDEESNQFLFILLAVFLASVGAQLINVDKIVGAFLAGLAVNDVVGHSPVKEKIEFVGSTLFIPFFFVGMGLLLDIPAFVNNLLYEFPLTLCIVFGLVGSKFAAAAIAKLLYRYSWSEALTMWSLSIPQVAATLAAALVGFRVGLISESVFNAVIVLMLVTSILGPILTTKFARFIAVPTAVLAELEPAIAPLSDAPYKVVIPLANPKRTDALMAAAALITRVKQGMLLPTSIVTAHSPLDDASIDVSMGHSHELLDQAIATSETLGIPAQPKIRIDRDVAAAITCLAREENAQLIIMGWSSTESLKARLLGSVINSVCWSAHCPVAALRLFDHPNNWRRILVPIKGFTSEDLQMIRFVQLLAIANQANMTLLHVSDPWMTKAQHQTFKTELQYCLAEAEVTLPVKIKVIRHHNIAKVIQHCAKQADLVVLHSTRYRTAGGLAVGDLTSTISSQLTTSILIFNE; this comes from the coding sequence ATGTTTTCTAGCTCGGTTGAATATTTAGTCGGCAATCCGCTTTTTAGCTTTACCTTATTACTCTTCGTTTCCCTAACCGTTCCTCCCATCTTTGAAAAGATTAAACTGCCGGGATTAGTCGGTCTACTCTGTGCCGGAATTTTATTAGGAAAAGATGCTTTAGGGCTGCTCGATCCTGATAGTGAAACGATGATTTTATTTTCTGATATTGGCAAGGTTTATTTAATGTTTGTTGCCGGATTGGAGATTAATCTTGCAGAGTTTCGCAAAACCCAAGACCGTTCATTGACCTTTGGTTTTCTTACTTTTTTAATTCCACTTCTCACGGGTATTACTGTAGGGTTAAGCTTTGGCTTTAGTTGGAATGCCGCTATTTTAATTGGCTCACTCCTCGCTTCTCACACATTACTGGGATACCCAATTATTAATCGCTTTGGTATATTGGCCAACGAAAGTATAACGGTGACCATTGGCGCGACAATCTTTACTGATATTGCGGCTTTAGTGGTTTTAGCGGTATGTGTCTCGGTGCACCAAGGGGAGTTTTCTTGGCTTTTTCTTGCCACCCAATTACTCATTTTAGGGATATATGGTGTTTGTGTTTTACTTGGTTTATCAAAATTAGGTCATCTCTTTTTTCGGCGTAGTGGTGATGAGGAGAGCAATCAGTTTTTATTTATTTTATTGGCTGTCTTTTTGGCTTCTGTTGGTGCACAGTTAATTAATGTTGATAAAATTGTTGGGGCTTTTCTCGCAGGCTTGGCGGTCAATGATGTTGTTGGTCATAGTCCGGTAAAGGAAAAAATTGAATTTGTCGGTAGTACATTATTTATTCCCTTCTTCTTTGTTGGTATGGGATTGTTGTTAGATATTCCGGCATTTGTTAATAATTTACTGTACGAATTTCCCCTGACTCTTTGTATTGTTTTTGGTTTGGTGGGGTCAAAATTTGCGGCGGCGGCGATCGCCAAACTGCTTTATCGGTACAGTTGGTCAGAAGCTTTGACGATGTGGTCATTGTCCATACCGCAGGTGGCGGCCACCCTTGCGGCGGCGTTGGTGGGATTTCGGGTGGGTCTGATTAGTGAATCCGTTTTTAATGCGGTCATTGTGCTGATGCTGGTGACTTCGATTTTAGGGCCGATCCTAACAACAAAGTTTGCCCGGTTTATTGCGGTTCCGACGGCAGTTTTAGCAGAGCTTGAACCGGCGATCGCCCCCTTGTCCGATGCCCCTTACAAAGTTGTGATTCCCCTAGCTAACCCCAAAAGAACCGATGCATTAATGGCTGCTGCTGCACTAATTACCCGCGTTAAGCAAGGCATGTTGCTGCCGACTTCTATTGTCACGGCCCATAGCCCTCTGGATGATGCCAGTATCGATGTGAGCATGGGTCATAGTCACGAGCTTTTAGATCAGGCGATCGCCACGAGCGAAACCCTTGGTATCCCAGCACAACCGAAAATTCGCATTGACCGTGATGTCGCCGCCGCGATTACCTGTCTTGCCCGGGAAGAAAATGCCCAGTTAATTATTATGGGCTGGAGTAGCACTGAAAGCCTGAAAGCGAGGTTACTAGGTAGCGTTATCAACAGTGTTTGTTGGTCTGCCCATTGTCCGGTGGCGGCCTTGCGATTATTTGATCACCCAAACAATTGGCGACGTATTCTTGTGCCCATAAAGGGTTTCACCTCCGAAGATCTGCAGATGATTCGGTTTGTGCAACTTTTGGCGATCGCCAACCAAGCCAACATGACCCTACTCCATGTGAGTGATCCTTGGATGACAAAGGCGCAGCACCAAACCTTTAAAACAGAATTGCAATATTGTTTAGCCGAAGCAGAGGTGACCCTCCCCGTAAAAATCAAAGTCATTCGCCACCATAACATTGCTAAAGTGATTCAACATTGTGCGAAGCAAGCCGACCTCGTTGTGTTGCACTCGACCCGCTATCGCACAGCTGGGGGCTTAGCCGTCGGCGATCTCACGAGCACTATTTCGAGTCAGCTAACGACATCTATATTGATCTTTAATGAGTAA
- the grxC gene encoding glutaredoxin 3, whose translation MAAKIEIYTWSACPFCIRAKRLLDSKGVDYTEYCIDGDHEAREAMTDRANGSSSLPQIFIDDQHIGGCDDIHALDRQGELEPMLSQAA comes from the coding sequence ATGGCAGCAAAGATAGAGATCTATACTTGGAGTGCTTGTCCTTTTTGTATCCGCGCCAAACGCCTATTAGATAGCAAGGGAGTGGACTACACCGAATATTGCATCGACGGAGATCACGAGGCTCGCGAAGCAATGACGGATCGCGCGAATGGCAGCAGTAGTCTCCCGCAAATTTTTATTGATGACCAACATATTGGCGGCTGCGATGATATCCACGCTTTAGATCGCCAAGGTGAATTAGAGCCGATGCTAAGCCAAGCTGCTTGA
- a CDS encoding phosphotransferase enzyme family protein: MVICADFPVIYSTLSAIALVERVLPLYGLVDIERCELWHRGLSDIYLVQSSDELRVLRVSHHHWRSRVDIDFEIEFLNFLAEHQMPVAAPIATSQGDFVVEVGAPEGTRYATLFPFAPGEIGLGGWTVEQSTKLGQVVAKIHQISADFSCEHPRQPLDLTYLLDESLSYILPFLGDRPNDGQFLETTAENIRKKLANFSTEKPFWTVCWGDAHSGNVHFTKDQQITMFDFDQCGYGWRAFEIGKFFQAALTTGMRRNVREAFVAGYKSSTPFTEAEEYALQSLTQLAYIWSWRISLQHILLFNNSQLDRHYFLKRIERLRTLSTRDWQLF; this comes from the coding sequence GTGGTGATCTGCGCCGATTTTCCTGTTATTTATTCCACATTGTCGGCGATCGCCTTAGTTGAGAGAGTCCTGCCCCTGTACGGTTTAGTGGATATTGAAAGATGTGAGCTGTGGCATCGCGGCTTAAGCGATATTTATCTTGTCCAAAGCTCCGATGAACTTCGAGTTTTACGGGTTTCCCATCACCATTGGCGATCCCGCGTGGATATTGATTTTGAAATTGAGTTTTTAAATTTTTTAGCAGAGCATCAAATGCCGGTGGCTGCACCGATTGCCACAAGCCAAGGAGATTTTGTCGTGGAAGTGGGTGCACCGGAAGGGACCCGTTATGCAACGTTATTTCCCTTTGCCCCCGGCGAAATTGGTCTAGGGGGCTGGACTGTCGAGCAAAGTACAAAGCTGGGTCAGGTTGTCGCAAAAATCCACCAAATTAGTGCCGATTTTAGTTGTGAACATCCCCGTCAACCCCTCGATCTGACTTATCTGCTAGACGAATCTTTGTCTTACATTTTGCCTTTTTTAGGCGATCGCCCCAATGATGGGCAATTCCTCGAAACAACAGCCGAAAATATCCGTAAAAAATTAGCCAACTTTTCCACCGAAAAGCCCTTTTGGACAGTGTGTTGGGGCGATGCCCACAGCGGTAATGTGCACTTCACAAAAGATCAACAAATCACCATGTTCGATTTCGATCAATGTGGCTACGGTTGGCGTGCCTTTGAAATTGGGAAGTTTTTTCAGGCCGCCTTAACCACAGGCATGCGCCGCAATGTCCGTGAAGCCTTTGTCGCTGGCTATAAATCCTCTACACCCTTTACCGAAGCCGAAGAATACGCCCTACAAAGCTTGACACAACTGGCTTATATCTGGTCATGGCGCATCAGCTTGCAACATATTTTGCTCTTTAATAACAGCCAATTAGACCGCCACTATTTCCTGAAACGCATCGAACGGTTGAGGACACTATCTACCCGGGATTGGCAATTGTTTTAA
- a CDS encoding DUF1622 domain-containing protein — translation MQVLTLLNIDELDLKFLSAANERLIHGIERLAILDQVVFVIETCLEIAALSIIVLASLRALKHIVIRYAKSRQLIDHHEVVRLEFGLSLALALEFLLAADIAATAVAPSWEALGKLGVVAAIRTFLNVFLEQEVEKLEEKNNRTKWLVRQIRNFGNSASLPPERRRSPENLRQNFKDDDDYR, via the coding sequence ATGCAAGTATTGACCCTGCTAAATATCGATGAGCTAGACCTTAAGTTTCTGAGTGCAGCCAATGAGCGCCTTATCCACGGCATTGAACGTCTCGCGATCCTCGACCAAGTTGTTTTCGTCATTGAAACCTGTCTAGAAATTGCCGCCCTTAGCATCATTGTTTTAGCCTCCCTCAGAGCCTTAAAGCATATTGTGATTCGCTATGCAAAATCCCGGCAGCTCATTGATCACCATGAGGTTGTACGCCTCGAATTTGGTTTGTCTTTAGCCCTAGCTCTGGAATTTTTGTTGGCGGCAGATATTGCCGCTACCGCCGTCGCACCGTCATGGGAAGCCCTCGGAAAACTGGGTGTTGTTGCGGCTATTCGAACTTTTCTTAATGTTTTTCTTGAGCAAGAAGTGGAAAAACTTGAGGAAAAAAATAATCGCACTAAATGGCTCGTGCGCCAAATTCGCAATTTTGGGAACTCTGCTTCCCTGCCGCCGGAAAGACGGCGATCGCCGGAAAACTTGCGCCAAAATTTCAAAGACGATGACGACTATCGGTAA
- the cysE gene encoding serine O-acetyltransferase: protein MLSTLLADFRIIFERDPAARNWLEVLFCYPGLQALLFHRISHALFKLGIPFFPRFLSHIARFLTGIEIHPGAQIGHGVFIDHGMGVVIGETAIVGDYCLIYQGVTLGGTGKESGKRHPTLGENVVVGGGAKVLGNLEIGNNVRIGAGSVVLRNVPSDCTVVGIPGRIVYRSGVKVSPLEHGSLPDSEATVIRALVDRIEALEEQLQNIQEQSTDAITVKVVAPVADGSRSNACRISDKEIQQYLDGSGI, encoded by the coding sequence ATGCTCTCTACTCTCCTCGCCGATTTTCGCATTATTTTTGAGAGAGATCCCGCCGCCCGAAATTGGCTTGAGGTCTTATTTTGCTATCCCGGATTACAGGCATTATTATTCCACCGTATTTCCCATGCCCTCTTTAAATTAGGTATCCCGTTTTTCCCCCGCTTTCTTTCCCACATTGCGCGATTCCTCACGGGCATTGAAATTCACCCCGGTGCTCAAATCGGTCATGGCGTTTTTATTGACCATGGTATGGGGGTTGTCATTGGTGAAACGGCGATCGTTGGTGATTATTGCTTGATTTATCAAGGGGTAACCCTAGGGGGAACAGGTAAAGAAAGCGGCAAACGTCACCCGACCCTCGGTGAAAATGTTGTTGTCGGTGGTGGCGCAAAGGTTTTAGGGAATCTAGAAATTGGCAATAACGTGCGTATCGGCGCGGGTTCGGTCGTCTTGCGTAATGTACCGTCCGACTGCACGGTTGTCGGTATTCCCGGCCGCATCGTCTATCGTTCTGGCGTGAAGGTGAGTCCCCTTGAACATGGCAGTTTACCCGACTCTGAAGCAACTGTTATTCGAGCTTTGGTCGACCGCATTGAGGCCCTTGAAGAACAACTACAAAATATTCAAGAGCAGTCTACTGATGCGATTACGGTGAAGGTTGTTGCGCCAGTGGCTGATGGAAGTCGCAGTAATGCCTGTCGTATTAGTGATAAGGAAATTCAACAGTATTTAGATGGTTCTGGGATCTAG